The genomic region ggtcaatctcaactatgcatggccctattaccaaccctggggcaccccgcccacataggccacaccctcccaaaattgccttttactataacttctttatttttacacccattcacttctaattgatactgaacttctcttatgacaatacagtcaatctcaactatgcatggccccatgatcaaccctggggcgcccttgggtcaaacatgcggcgtggggatacgcgtcggcctctgccgcgccatttctagttttagacttgcaattgCATACGAGTGTAGATATTTACGTGCAGCTTggatatatgtgtttgttttagttGTAATATTATAAGTGTTTTTTGGAATACTGTGATAATGTTGCGGCAGCTGACAAGACAAGACGCGTACTTCCTTGTGAGGTACCGATGCGATGGCAAGCTACAAATTCGCACTTCAGGGTTTTTCCAGACAACCGATGAGGTAAGCATTCACTCAGAAATCGCTCGTATTCAAAATACTACTATACTACATGTGCATGTACTATATCATAATTCTCTGCTATGACCCGATATGATATTCTCATAAAGGACTCAACTTTCATTGTATGACGAGATTGATGTTGATTGAAATTTGGAATTGATATGAACTGCACGGTACTTACTAATTACGATACATATTTcatgaatgaaaaaataataacgGTTACGTTCTTGAGCGATTTGCATCGTAAGGTACATGAACGACGTCGGGTGACATTAAATAAGACGGGCATCATAATGCCCCTTCTTTCGTTGTTATAATATCGCGATGATACAATTAGGCACTGATCTGAAGATCCGCATATGTATTAATAATACATAGatatattacaatacaattatagttttatagattaatatataattgtattataacAATTGTCTCTACTCTGTCGTACGTTATTGAAACCGAATGTACATTACCTACATGTAATGCAGTTTATTCCGCCAGAATATGCAGGATAAAGAACATAATCAAAAAGCAAGTCATTTTTAACAGGTTTGAAGGAACATTCGTGATACATTCACATAAAATCAATAGCACGATTTAACAGACACTAGATATACAAGCCGAATACTTTAATGTATatgggtcgcgttctgagaaaactgcacATAATGtagtgcgtagagtgtcgtcccagataagcctgtgcggtccgctTTCAGTTTCATTGAAGTCGCTCTTACCGAAatttttaagcggaaagtgtcgtctctggttAGTCTGTGCGGGCGTCagaggctaacctgggacgacactttacgcacatgcattaagcccagttttctcagaataagaaTGAATATATATCTCGATATAAATATACAGGTCGATAAGCTAGCATAGTTATCAACAATCCAACAACCGCTTGAAAATACTGTGAATTTGCACACGTATTTATCCGATAAATAATATCTtagaatgaattaatgaatggcTTGTACAATACATCCAGTAAACGTTCTGCTACTTAGCAAATGTCATTGACGAGTGAACTCAGTTTCAACTGCCTTTCGTATGTTTGGAGTAGTCCCTCAAAGTACTGAAAGTCCTTTCCCTCGGAACGCTCGGGGAACATCCTGTTAGGCACATCGCCCGTGGCTTTCCCGTTCATTGCAACAACAATCGGGGCAACTTTGTAGACATGGTCTATGTAGCGACCACATAGTTCAACTGTCAAATCCTCACTCCAAAACCGTGTGATGGCTATAATGAGATCCTCTTTTGTTTTTGGCTCATCCTTGGCAATGGCCCTTTTCATTAAACTCCATACCATCTCAATTGGATTCAAATCCGGGGATTCTGAaataagaaaagacaatatttacGCTATTTAATTTGTATACTACCACTGAACTATTATGTGCAACATACGTACACTACTATTTTTTGTTATTAGAAACCAAACATGAATAGCTACAAGTACATCTGTACATGTAGTATAAGACAAACGCTGTACTTGACAATACTTTTAAGCGTATATTGTATGACTATATTTCGAAGGTaatgttatacatgtacgtacaaaGTGATATGAAGCTAATACCAGGAGATGTGTGAACTAAACTTAATGGTGCATAAGAAAATGAACGTTGCCACTGAAGCACACATGCGTATCtgtaatattatgaacatgttatAGCACACGTATTGTATAACTATGACTTACCAGAAGGCCAAACGTTCCACCAATTTATACCGTTTTCTGTCATAAATTTCTGCGACAGTTTGGATCTGAAACATgcaattgatttaaaataaattaattcagTCAATGCATTTCATTTGGCAATACAACTGAACATAGCTAAATCAAAcgaataagaaataaaataactatCATAATGATGTTCATAATCAGACAATGAGTCTGGTATGAATATATCTAAGACAATTAAAATAGTACAGGCATTTATGTTCATGATATACTCGTTCAGAAGTATGCATAGATAACTGCTCAGTTTAAATGTGCTTTAACAATGCATTCTGCAATTTTCGTGCGCATTTGGATATTTAGTTTACTAATAGAATGAGAAATAAGACACAAAGTGTTGAATTCTTTAAATCGGAATTTGATAAAttctgaaatatttaataattaaatccCAACTAGTTCGAAATTAATGTACTGAATTTAGGGGTGTCAGATCGTTTGGTTGAGTGACGAATTGCGTCATTCGTTGAATATACTTTGTTCCAATAAAAAATATCGTAATTGTCTATTCTTGGTTACACAGCTTTTGCGAGCAGCTGTGCCCGATTACGTTTTAAGTGTGGCAAGTGACACAAAATGTTTGTTGTCAACTATTTGTGTAATTGCATTTGCAAGACTTCACACTTACCTATGTTTCGGATCGTTGTCTTGTTGAAAACGATGGCCGTCTGGGTACACCTCTTGTATGAATGGTAACAATGTATCGCGAAGGATCCTTTCCGTAAAAAAAACACTCTCCAGTATCCCGTCGAATACACATAATCTACTGGTTCCGCGTCTACTTATAGCACCCCAAACATGGACTTTAAGTGGATGTTTAGGCTTGGGGTTTGTTGCACTGCGCGTGCCAGTCATTCTATAAACCGTGACTTTGTTGTTGTGTAGCTGTATTGATGATTCGTCAGAAAAAATAATGTCATTCATCTGATCATTGGTGTCTATTAAGCGTCTACAAAACACAACTCTCGGTTCTTTGTTCGCATCCTTCACCATATGCGCATAACGTGGGTTTTCATGAGTAAAGCCGGCGGCTCTGATAGCTGTACGGACAGTGTTCAAACACAAGTCTGCTCCATCTCTTTTTAGAGTCTTGTATAGGTCAGTCGCCGACTGATGGGGTTTAAGTGTTAAAGCTTTTTCAACTATTTTGACGTCTTGCTCACTTATCTTTCTAAATACATTTCGTTTTACCTTTGACTCCGGGTTATATGGATTAAAGTATCCGTTCTGATAGTTCCTTATCCAATAAGACACAACTCTTTTATCAACTTGATGTCCGAAAGATTGGAAATGTTTTACAATGTCACGGTTCCGTTTACCAGCTCGATACATgtcaattattttaagttttttatcGTGCGATAGTCTATTATTCTTTCCCATGGTACACAACAACGATGAAGCAACAACATGTAATCTCTTGTGTGTAAAAAATACTAGAAACAAATGGAACATTCATTCAGGTTATATTGGGGCATGGTTTTGACAGCGTGTCAAATTTTGACACTTTGGCACGTTAATTAATTAACAGAGAATATACAGCGAGGTACAGTTTTGAGATATGGTTGACACGGTAAACCATTACACAGGTCGTTAGCTTGCGTCGTGATGCACAGCAATGTAGTACATACTAAAAATTATTAACTTAAGCTAAATGTATGCAGCTCATCGCTGTCTACTAATTTTATACAACATGTATATAATCAAGGCCTGGTTGCATGTTTCCAACCAACACATGCTTTTTTGTATCCACCATAAACCTTAGATCATTTGTAGCcaagttttaaacatgtttttaaataaatgtgtgactgaattattttatcaatataacgaACGGGTAATGGTAAAAACGTCACGACAATCTGTATGTACCAACACTATTTTTTTGACAATGCCAGTTTCTCTTTCACGATTTAATAAGATAATCATACAACAAATAATTGTGGGTGCTTTCTTGCCGGTAACTAATGTAAAATGTAGCAGCTGAAGAGTTTTTTTGTAGGAACTTTCTAGTTTATAGGGTTATATACTCAGCATTTATGAAGAATATTCAACAACGTATGTTATAATGTATGTGTATACAATATACGTATAAATCTGTATGAACATGCTTTTATTAATCATTATAGATTCAATGCCACCAAAGTTATACGGTACAATGGGGCACACGGAAGACCCAGACAGTAGACGCTGTTGTACTTGCAAGGGGAACAGAAAAAGAAATGCGCCTACAGATGAAGGCCAAGGCCTCTGAGCAGCCAACCGCGCAAACGCAAGAACCCCCGAAAAAGCGTGCCAAGAAAACCCACGAAAAGGTGTGTATTTGCTCGCATTTCTCGAAAATAGGGCCGTATAACGACGGATTGCTTACAAATTGATGGTTAATTTCACGTTAAGCACATTGTGACGTATTTTAGCCTTATGCTTGTACCAGTCGTTTTTTCTTTTTTCCTTAAAAAGTTATcacttttaacataaatataaagtttgtaagaaaaaatgcTAGTATGCTACATTATATCGAAAATgagtatgcaatattttttatttgagatttttatttttgtgtcgcCTTTTGCACATCCTACTCGCGGAGTTCTTGTTAAGCATTGAGTATATTGCACATACATTTGCGTCCATTGATCTGAATCGCAAACTTATAAATTTATCTATTTTTTATAACATTCGTTGTGTAATCCTTGGCTTAGTGTGCATGCCGTAGTGCATTTTATGCATGTACTTTGcaattatgatttttttgtttttacttcatgttgttttatgtacatgttttttCATTGCATTGTGTGTATGTATGCCTACGAAATAAATATGTAATCTATCTATGATTAATTTCAGACGAAGGCCAATGTCATCACTTATGTTGCATCGGCAGGCAGTAGCGCATCGACCACTAGGCCTTCGACCGCTACGTCCGGCCCAGTGACCGAGATCACAACAGTAGTTCCCGAGGTTGCTGCTGTGGTCGCCGGAACAGGAAGTGTGATTGACACTACCGAGATTGGTGTCGTCCCAACAGTGGTGCCCGAGGTTGCTGCAGTGGTCGCGGGGCCGGGAACTCTGATTGACGTCACATCAGTGGTGCCCGAGGTGGTTGCAGTGGTCGCGGAAATGGGAAGAGTGACTGACACAACCGTGATTGGTGACGTCACATCAGTGGTGCACGATGTGGTTGCTGTGGTCGCGGGAGCTACACCGACGATGGACAGAAACGCAAGCTCTGCAGTCGCAAACGCATCGTCGACTGTTATTAGGCATTCGACTCCCCCGAGCACGAGCGCCAACGTGTTTCGGATAGGAAGACCGCATCATATGTGTTCGCAGCTCCTGTCAATGGAAGCATCTATGCGATCGATGGCAGCAGAAGTAGAAAAACTGCGCAAGCTGAGAGAGGCCGACCGGCGAGAGATCGAGGAAAACCGGGCTATGCAGATGAGAATGCTGGGCATGATTGAGACTCTACTTAAAAATCAAGAACGCTCTCAGACTGTTCCGCCACCAACCACAACGTCAACCACCGAGTCTGGAATTGCGGAGCAGTATACTCTTAGTCACGAAGAACTGAGGAGTATACATCAGGCATCGTTGGGGCCAGGCAATTTCGCCGCACACCTGACCAGTGGACTGTTCCCGGAACTCTTCGGAGTGTCCCAGTTGAAGCATGAATTCAATTGGAAAGGCGGAGGAAAAAACCACAAGAAGCCACTATCCCCCCAGAGGAAGAATGTGATTAAACATTACGTCGGTGTGTTCTATCCAGAAGCCCTGGCGGAAAATGTGTGGCGGGACAGTGTTGTGCCTAAGGTTAACGAACTTCTTCGCCGCCAGGGTAGAGAGGAGAGACGAATGAGGAGAGATGCGGGCACATCTGCCGACATCAACGGGTACATGGAGGACCTGCACGGCATGCTTCCCGAGATAAACACATCATGCGACACTTCGCTTCTGTCGCTTCTGAACAACAGCATGTGAATACTTCTActgaatgtaaattatgtaaatactgtatatattCTTCTGTCGCATCTGAACAACAACATGTGAATACTTCTActgaatgtaaattatgtaaatactgtatatatttgatattcaCTGTATTTATAACTTCTTCGCATATATTTATACGTATGAAATGCATTTCGAATAAATACCgactttatgttgttgttgttattacgtACATAAATGTATATCCAGGATTCTATCTATTAAATAATGCAATGTTATATGCTAAGGGGAAGACGcaggaaaaacaaaaacaaacaattaattcaaCATGAACGAATATCACGAGTTGTTATCAAATATTCATAACCTGATATGTAGATTTATAACCGGTAACAAATCTTTATAAGTAATAACTAACTTGAAAACGAAGGATGACATGGGCTACGTAAGATTATGGTAAATATTGATTAGATCAATATAAAATATCTTACATCAGATATTGTTCACAACTCGCCATGCAAAGCATTGAGAACAAGCGGAAATGTCAGCAGAAAAAGTCGGGAAGAAGCATAAAAAGTTACAAACGAACAAAACAAACTCTAACGAAAATACCGCATAAAAGAGAATGATCCGGAATATCATTCTCTATATACATGCTATATTTACTAAGTTTGAATTTCTTTCAAAGATCTTAAAGAACGTTATTTCAACAAACGAGTCCAGTGCTGAAATCGAAGAAACCTGaaagacacaaaatataatctgttaaaatacatgtatatgaatagaaaaaaacaacatttacgaTTGCAGTCGTTGCAATCGACAGTTGACAATTTCTAAATTTCGTAGCATACTGATTCAGTACGTTATTTCGGACAGTACAGGCGGacgcaaataaaataaattatttaatactcaCTTTCTTTATAACTTGATATGTGTTGATAAAAAATGGCGATTGAATTGCTTAACACCATACCAGTTAATAGACTTGATCATCTAagcgctttatttacgtttccgactttacgtgctgtccgaatttaaagtgatgggcattttgttactgttgaattgagctgaaaagaaacgggtgaaaacattaagttataatgaatgtggtatctgacaattatctacaactcatcttgttaccggttgtttataaaaaaaaatatattttcttcgatatgttacatgactcacccatccctctaagctgaaatgatcAGTAAAACcgaattgtgtcattgtgtcgtatgaaagaatctgcatgaaaactacatttagactcgcatcgtacatcgattcatttctgtcgtaagttgtcaaaacgaaagtacggttgatattcaaatggattatttttcttttcgggatattgtttaattatgttgatgctgcattaacaaatacaagtgtatatcgagcgaaaacacaaaaaataaacaacggttacgatacacacctacattgtatattgtaaatactgttagttgcccataatatcactttaagtacgcatacatttgcacatacatgtagtttattatgttcatttgtaaattgtacatgtaaatttaaaactcttgaatGACCATCGCAGACAAGTATTATCAATGGCCGCGCGGcattgcggtgatcacgggtgttccagttaatgatagcgtgcaatcgcggcgatttcgggtgttcgccgaacaccgcagtcagtagcgtgtccgccccccgcgaaatgtcacccatcgggaaaattgaacaccgcggacacgcgtttttgtcaaagtacacgttgcctgtactgtatgtcacttctgcaatattgaagctagatattttatatttgaaatgcatgtgtatctcatggagctgcatattttgagtggtgaagggtcaaggtcaaggtcatccttcaaggtcaaacgtcatatagggggacattgtgtttcacaaacacatcttgttgaaaaTGCTATTTGTGACTTGTCTGTAAAGCCACTCATGATGCATGTTTAAATGTTAAGCTCAAGTAGTTGTTGAATGGTCAAAGATATTCTACTCACCCGAATGAGGCACACATGTAACACTCAGGCTGTTGCAACAACTACATATCACTTTTTTTTACGACAGgttttcaattgaaacttcataaATGTGTTTTGGATAATtgtttgaggtcactgaccaagttccattaCGCTTACATGCAATTttgcagaattatgcccctttttgtacttataaaTTTGGATGAGGGAAAAGTGACACTTCCCCATGTCACAGTTTCTACAACAAGTATTGAATTGAACCTTCACTATTTCAAACTTACTTATGTTTTGGGTTCATCATTTGAGCTCACTTACCAAggtccataactctgacctgaAATTTAGTTTAGTTTAGACCTATTAATTTTTAgtcaattgcatagaaagcctatggcttatatgAAGCACTCTCGAGGaggtttcctgggactagaaccagcacttggtgCCTATGGGGGAgatataaagaacgctcccaaagtagggatcgaacacgtgacctcaaggtcgctaggctgacaccatattCATAATGCCACGATGACCTCTGAAGTTAAGCATTTGAAAGTCTCTTTATGCTTAAACAATTCTATTTATCGGTAACTTGCAAATTctgcatatatttatattcacAATTGATTTTGAATTGAAACTTTGCATATGTGTTAGGGGTCTTTAAAATAAGAAACTCGCCAAACTTAGCAGGATTATTCCCCTTATGTGCTTCTACAATCAAGTAGAGATGTATGTACAAAAAGAAATTCAGGATTTGTTTGCTTGCATCAAGTAGGTATTACTGTAATTACAgcagatattcaattgaaacttcacatatGTCTTTAGGATCATATTCatgtgaaatgttaaaaaattccAGTAACAACCCACTATGTCTTTATCTTCTACAgatatgcatttgaatatcaatatatatatgttttagggGTCATTTCATTTGGCCACTGACCAAAGACAACAACTTTGACCTAAATTAAGCAGAATAATGcctatattatatttataaactttaGGTTAAGATTTGTTTGATAATCAAGAACTTTAGTTCGCATTGACCAACTTTGAAGAAACTTTTGATATAGCAAGCCTGCATGGACCCTGCATTTTCAATGGACAAAGCAGTTAAGTTTTTGTAAAAGAGATAAACTGGATATCTAATTTTAAGGGACACATTAAATTTGTTTGCCTATTATAAGGTACACAAGTTTTTTTTGCCTGACATACGTCACATAGGGCCTGTTTTGATAATTGTtgatgttttatttcatatttcagGAGTATGAGGAGTTGGCCAACAAAATCCACGAGTTGCAGACGCAGCTACAAGACAAAGAGCAGGAACTCACTGACATCCAGTCTACCCCGCCCAAATCACCAGAAAAAGAACCTGAACTTCCTGCCCCGGTTCCCCACTTACCACATGGAGCCCATGGGACCCACATTGGAACCCACGGAACCCACATTGGAAA from Dreissena polymorpha isolate Duluth1 chromosome 5, UMN_Dpol_1.0, whole genome shotgun sequence harbors:
- the LOC127832082 gene encoding uncharacterized protein LOC127832082, whose protein sequence is MLRQLTRQDAYFLVRYRCDGKLQIRTSGFFQTTDEIQCHQSYTVQWGTRKTQTVDAVVLARGTEKEMRLQMKAKASEQPTAQTQEPPKKRAKKTHEKTKANVITYVASAGSSASTTRPSTATSGPVTEITTVVPEVAAVVAGTGSVIDTTEIGVVPTVVPEVAAVVAGPGTLIDVTSVVPEVVAVVAEMGRVTDTTVIGDVTSVVHDVVAVVAGATPTMDRNASSAVANASSTVIRHSTPPSTSANVFRIGRPHHMCSQLLSMEASMRSMAAEVEKLRKLREADRREIEENRAMQMRMLGMIETLLKNQERSQTVPPPTTTSTTESGIAEQYTLSHEELRSIHQASLGPGNFAAHLTSGLFPELFGVSQLKHEFNWKGGGKNHKKPLSPQRKNVIKHYVGVFYPEALAENVWRDSVVPKVNELLRRQGREERRMRRDAGTSADINGYMEDLHGMLPEINTSCDTSLLSLLNNSM